The Gemmatimonas sp. nucleotide sequence CGCGCGGCCGCCGGTAGTAGGTACTCCGCGGAAGCCCGATCATGCGACATCCTCGCCGGGCGCTGAGGCCGTCGGCCCGGAGATGATCAACGACCGCCCGCTGCTCGTCGCGGGGGCGGCGATGAGCCCCCTTTTTAGCAGGTCGAGCTCCATGGTGAGCTGACCCACCTTCCGCTCGAGCGCAGCGATGTGCTGCGCCGTCTCGACCGACTCTTCCTCACGCAACAGATCGAGGGAGAGCTCGCCGGCGTGATACTTCTTCA carries:
- a CDS encoding transposase, with the translated sequence MAKTYRRFSTEFKLGVVEAYLAGEGSLKGLATKAGVDHSLVHYWLKKYHAGELSLDLLREEESVETAQHIAALERKVGQLTMELDLLKRGLIAAPATSSGRSLIISGPTASAPGEDVA